A region of the Chryseobacterium cucumeris genome:
TAAGGAGCCGAAGTCATTGAATAATCATTAATAACCTCTTCCCCATGTGATTGAAATCGTATACTGACGAACTGCCCGGCTTCAAACCTGAAATTTTCTCTTAAATTCTCAGGAATTTCGAATTCCAGAGAAAAAGTATTTTTGGTCAGCTCTTCCTTTTTCGCTATTTTTAACGGATGAAACTGTATCAGTTTCCCTTTATAGATTTGTTGTTCCATAACTTCAATTCAAAAATAGATAAAAAATAATTTATGAAGAAGATAATTTTTTCCACGTTACTTCTTACTGCTCTCTACAGCTGTAAAAAAGAAGGTCAGAAAACTGAAGACACAGCTGGCACAGACCCTGTTTCTGTATCTCAAACTACAGAATCTGAAGGAAGTACAGCTATCCCCCAAGAACTTTCTCCTGAAAATGTAAGCCAGCATTTGGCCAAAAATAATGATACTTTATATGTAACCAATTTTTTTGCAACCTGGTGTGGTCCATGTATGAGAGAAATTCCAAGTTTTAAAAGTAAAATGGAAGAATTGAAAGGGAAACCTGTAAAATTCACTTTCGTCAACCTTGATGATAAGGCAGATTGGGCTGGTGCTGTTAAGAATTTTGCTGCAGAAAATAAATTGGGAGGCAGCATTATATTACTGGATGGACAAAAATTAGATCCAAACTTCTTTCACAACAACTTCAAACAATGGGACGGAGGTTCTATTCCTTTTACTTTCATGAGAAAAGGTGATAAAACCGACGAATATCTGGGAATGATGACGGAAGATGTTTTGAATTCTAAAATCGATTCTTTCCTAAAATAAATAGACTGAACTCTTTCTGAATCATGTCAAAAAGATTTAAAATCCTGTGTTTATTATTCGTGATTGCTATTATTGCAAGCGCAATTATTAATCTGAACACAGGATTTTTAAGTTTAAGCTTCCAGGATTTCTTTCAGGATTCTGCTCAGAATCAAATTGCTGAAATCCGTATCAACCGTGTTCTGGTGATGATGCTGGCTGGGATTTCCATTCCTACTTCTGGTTTCCTGATGCAGGAATATTTTCAAAACCCGCTAGCTGGGCCTGATATATTGGGGATAACATCAGTCGCCAGTTTATCAGTTGCCTTTTATATTTTCTTTTCCCATACTATTTCCCTTCCTGAATTTTTACAGAACAGTTTCCTGAGTTTATCAGCTATTGGGGGAAGTTTACTGCTAATGTTGATCCTGCTGTCAATGTCTAACAGATTTCAGGACAAATCATATCTTATTATCTTTGGATTTCTTGTCTCTGCTTTTGCCGGAGCTATTGTTTCTCTGCTTCAGTTTTATGCAGAAAATCAGAGTCTTAAAAACTATATTTTATGGTCTTTCGGAGCGAATAATATGGTAACGAGGAATCAGATCTATGTACTTTCCGTCCTGGTTTTAACCGGAATGTTGATCTGCTTCAGAGCGATAAAACCGCTCATTGGAAATTCTCTGGGCAATTCCTATGCACAAAGTTTAGGGGTCAATCTGAAACAGCTGAAACTCTTAATCATAGCAGCATCTTCTCTCCTATCTGCTTCTGTTACTGCATTTTTAGGACCTATTCTGTTTATTGGAATCATTGTGCCGCACTTTTGCAGACTTGTTTATAATCCATCCAGATTATGGCAGCAATGGATTCTTAATATGTTTCTGGGAATGCTGATTATGTTATTTTTCTCTGTCATTGCCGAAAAAACACAGATTCCTTTGAATGTAATAAGCTCTGTATTCGGAATTCCTGTGATTCTGATGATGCTGTTGAAACAGAATAAAGTGTGATTTTTTGTTGGATAAACGCAAAGGCGCAAAAAACTTTTAAAAATTTTATATTTTTAAGACGCAAAGATTTTATCTCCGATAAAATTGAGCACCTCATATTCTAAACAAAAAATTTCTCCAATATCTTGCTGAAAATCTTCGATTTTATCGCGCCTTAAAATATTACACAAAATATTAAAAGCCTTTGCGTCTTCGCGTTTACCCAACATTTCGCATCAATAGGCATACTATGTTCCAAAATCATTAGTAACAGTCTTTGTAATTATTAAGCAACTATTCATATATTTAAGTCCAACAAAACACCACAAATGACAGAAAATGAATTATCAAAAGTAGTTTTTGAAACAGGTTTAAAGATTCACAGAAAACTTGGAGCAGGATTATTTGAGCATGTGTACGAAGAATGCATGTTCTATGAGTTAACAAAAGCAGGATTTTTAGTAGAAAAGCAAAAGCTGCTTCCAATCATTTATGAAGATTTGAAAATAGAGAACGCTTTCAGACTCGATATGATTATTGAAAACAAAGTAATTCTGGAAATAAAAACAGTTGAGTATATATCACCTACTCATAAAGCGCAGCTTTTAACTTACTTAAAAATGACAAACTGTAAATTGGGATTATTACTTAACTTTCAATCTGATGTCTTCAAAAACGGAGTAACAAGAATTGTGAACAACTTATAAAATAAAACATGATAAAAATTTGACAAAGTCAAATTCCTTGCGTCTTAAAACATTATTTTTGTAAAAAACTTTGCGTCTTCGCGAAAACGAACAAAAACATGCATCTACAGATCAAACAGGCAGATATCGGCTACAATACAACTTTAATCTCCAATGCCAATGCAGATTTAAAGCTTGGTGATGTATGCCTGCTGATTGGTAATAACGGTGTAGGAAAAACAACATTAATCAAATCTATCCTGCATCAGCTCCCTTTACTGAATGGGGAAATTTCTATTAATGGAAAAAATGTAAAAAATCTTTCGGTAAAAGAGATTGCGGAGAATATTGCCATTGTCTTCTCAAAATCGGTAATTCCGCAGCATTATACTGTTGAAGATCTCATTTCTCTGGGAAAGTATATCTACTACCCTTTTTATTTTGAACTTAGAAAAGAGGATCGCGAAGAGGTTCGTCATATTATTGAAGAACTGGATCTTAATCAGTACCGATATACTCTTTTGAAAAACCTTTCTGACGGAAATCTTCAAAAAGCATTTATCGGACGGGCTATCACCCAAAATTCGCCTATTATCATTCTGGATGAGCCTACTACCCATCTGGATGAAAAAAATAAAATTATTATTCTTAAAACTTTAAGAAAGCTGGCTAAGGAACAGAACAAGCTTATCCTTTTTTCTTCCCATGACTGGCGACTGGCTAAAGAATTCGCAGACAAAATATGGTATGTAAAGGAAAATCATTTGTATTCCGGAATTGTTGAGGACATTTTGCTTCAGCATAATGAACTTACAAATGCTTCCTTATTTCAAATCAATGAGACCTTTATTCCGCCAGTAATCTCTGCACCGCAGTTTCACAAGGAAATGCTGTATTCTCTGCTTCAAAAAAACTTCCAAAAAGACCTGTCTGACCTGAATTTCGAATTTCAGAACCCATTTTGGGTAATTGCTAAGGATTCCTCCACCTATCAATGTGAATCTTTTGAAGAAATCATCATTTTAGTCTCAAACATTCATTAATACTTAATTTTCTTTGATTTATCCACATACTATGCATGCATAGTATTATGCTAATCATACAATTTAATCCATTTATTTACAGCCTATTAACAAAATTTAACGTTAATAAATATTATGCATGCATAATATTTATTAAATTTGGGTAAAACCATTGGCGCAAAAATGATGGATCATAATAAGGAAAAAATAGAAAACGTAGATTTAATTTTAAAACAGACCTGGTTGGCTGTTTCTAAAATGTACACAGAATTAGCCCAGGAACATGATTCCACAGCGGTACAGGCACTCACACTTTTAAAAATAGATCCTAAAGAAGGAACCCGAAGTACCAATCTTGGACCGAAGATGGCTATTGAACCCACTTCTTTAACAAGAATCATCAAACTTCTTGAAGATAACGGATACATCTATAAGGAGAAGACCACCACTGATAAAAGAGAGGTGATCATCAAACTTACAGATAAAGGATTAAACTCCAGAAATATGTCTAAGGAAGTCGTTGTGAATTTCAACAAGAAGGTGATGGAAAAAATTTCTCCGGAAAAACTGGAGGCTTTCAAAGATGTGATGGGTGAAATCATGAAAATAGCCAACGAATTATTAAATAACAGAAAATAAATTATGATGAAGCCTTCGGGTTCATATCATCTTATACAAATAAAAATTTACATATGAAAAGAAGAATCAAACATGTAACGGTTCTTGGTTCAGGAATTATGGGAAGCGGAATCGCTGCTCACTTCGCCAACATCGGCGTTGAAGTATCACTTTTGGATATTGTTCCTTTTGAACTTACTGAAGCTGAACAGAAAAAAGGTTTGACCAAAGATGACAAAGCAGTAAGAAACAGAATTGCTTCCGAAAACTTTGAAAAACTTAAAAAAGCAAGTCCTGCACTTCTTTATTCACCAAAGTTTGCAGACAGAATCAAAATCGGAAATTTCGATGATGATTTGCCGAAAATAAAAAATACCGACTGGATCATTGAAGTAGTCGTTGAAAGACTTGATATCAAGAAGTCTGTGTACGAAAAAATTGAACAGTTCAGAAAACCGGGGACATTAATTTCTTCCAATACATCCGGTATTCCTATTCATCTCCTTACAGAAGGGAGAAGCGAGGATTTCAAGAAGTACTTTGCGGGAACACACTTCTTCAACCCGGTAAGATATCTTCCCCTTTTAGAGATTATCCCAACCAACGATACAGCTCCTGAAATTATCGATTTCTACATGAATTACGGAGCAAAATTCTTAGGTAAAACGACTGTTTTAGCCAAAGATACACCAGCCTTCATCGCCAACAGAATCGGGGTGTTCTCCATGATGGATCTTCTTCACAATGTACAAAAATTAGGACTTACCGTTTCTGATGTTGATAAATTAACAGGTCCTGTAATCGGACGTCCAAAATCTGCTACATTCAGAACAGCCGACGTTGTAGGTCTTGATACTTTGGTAATGGTAGCCAATGGAGTTCGTCAAAGCGGTGCAGAAGCGAACGACTTTAATGATGTATTTGCCCTTCCTCCCTATATCCAGAAGATGATGGATAATAAATGGCTAGGTTCAAAAACAGAACAAGGTTTCTATAAAAAAGTGAAAAATGCAGAAGGAAAATCTGAAATTCACGGATTAAACCTTGATACTTTGGAGTATGAACTTCAAGGAAAATCATCCTTCCCTACTCTGGAATTAACAAAATCTATAGATAAACCGATTGACAGATTTAAAGTATTAATTGGTGGTAAAGATAAAGCTGGTGAATTGTACAGAAAGTCTTTAGGGGCATTATTCGCTTACGTTTCGCACAAAGTACCTGAAATCTCTGACGAGGTCTATAAAATTGACGATGCGATGAGAGCCGGTTTCGGATGGGAAAACGGTCCATTTGAAATCTGGGATGCCGTAGGTGTTCAGAAAGGTATTGAACTGGCAAAAGATGCAGGATACGAAGTTTCTGACTGGGTGAAAAATGTAGAAACCTTCTATAAAGTTAATGATGAAGGACAAAGTATCTATGTTGATAAAAATTCAGGAGAATACAACAAGATCCCTGGTCAGGATGCATTCATAATCTTAGATAATATCAGAAAAAATAAAACGCTTTGGAGTAATTCAGGGGCTGCAATTCAAGATTTAGGAGACGGAATTATCAACTTTGAGATCCGTTCAAAAATGAACTCTCTTGGAGGCGAAGTTCTTGACGGATTGAACAGAGCGATTGATTTGGCAGAAAAAGAATATGACGGATTAGTAGTTGGTAACCAGGGAGCTAATTTCTCTGTAGGTGCCAATCTTGCGATGATTCTTATGATGGCAATCGAACAGGATTGGGATGATCTGAATATGGCGATCGCTTACTTCCAGAAATCAATGATGAGAGTACGCTACTCTTCTATTCCTGTAGTAGTTGCTCCTCACGGAATGACTTTAGGTGGAGGATGCGAAATGACGATGCATGCAGACCGGGTGGTTGCCGCTGCAGAAACCTATATCGGACTTGTTGAAACCGGAGTTGGAGTAATTCCTGGTGGTGGAGGTACTAAAGAATTGACTTTAAGAACTTCCAGAGAATTCCACAACGATGATGTTAAAAATAACAGACTTCGTGATGCATTTATGAACATCGCCATGGGTAAAGTAGCTACTTCTGCCTACGAAGCTTACGATATGGGAATCCTTGAAAAAGGGAAAGACATCGTTTCCGTAAGCAAAAACAGACAGATTGCCGAGGCTAAAAAAGTAGCAAAACTATTAGCGGAACAAGGCTATACCCAGCCGATCGAGCAAAAAGTAAAAGTTCTTGGTAAAGACGCATTAGGAATGTTCTATGTAGGAACAGACCAGATGCTAACCGGAAATTTCATCTCTGCACACGATAAGAAAATTGCTGATAAACTAGCCAACGTGATGGTAGGTGGAAATCTATCAGAGCCAACAGTTGTAACGGAACAATATCTATTGAACCTTGAAAGAGAAACTTTCCTTCAGCTTTGTGGGGAAAGAAAAACTTTAGAGAGAATCCAGTACATGTTACAGAACGGAAAACCATTAAGAAACTAATACTTTCAAAAGTAATTAACAAACACTTTGTCATTCTGAAGGAATCCAAACATTGAATAGATGCTTCCAGCATGACAAACAGTATGGTTAATTTTTATAACAATTAATTAATAAAACAATGTCAAAGACAGCATATATAGTAAAAGGTTTTAGAACTGCCGTTGGAAAAGCTCCAAAAGGAAGTTTAAGATTTACAAGACCTGATGTCATGGCGGCTACCGTTATTGAAAAATTAATGGCTGAGCTACCCCAATTAGATAAAAACAGAATTGATGACCTTATCGTAGGAAATGCAATGCCGGAAGCTGAACAAGGGCTTAATGTGGCGCGTCTGATCTCTTTGATGGGGTTAAATACCGATAAAGTTCCGGGAGTTACCGTGAACAGATACTGTGCATCAGGAAGTGAGGCAATTGCTATTGCTTCTGCGAAAATTCAGGCTGGTATGGCAGATTGTATCATCGCTGGTGGTACAGAATCTATGTCATATATTCCTATGGGAGGTTATAAGCCGGTTCCTGAAACGGATATCGCAAAAACAAACCCTGATTACTACTGGGGAATGGGCTACACTGCGGAAGAAGTTGCAAAACAATATAATATTACAAGAGAAGAACAGGATCAGTTTGCTTTTGAATCTCATATGAAAGCTTTAAAGGCTAATCAGGAAGGTAAATTTGCCAACCAGATTGTTCCGATTCCTGTAGAGTATAATTTCCTGGACGAAAATCAGAAACTGCAGACTAAAAAGTTTGATTTTTCAGTAGATGAGGGGCCTAGAGCAGATACTTCTTTAGCAGGTTTAGCAAAACTAAGACCTGTATTTGCCAACGGAGGAAGCGTAACTGCCGGAAACTCTTCTCAAATGAGTGACGGAGCGGCTTTCGTAATGGTAATGAGTGAGGAAATGGTAAAAGAATTAGGACTGGAGCCTGAGGCAAGATTAGTGGCTTATGCTGCAGCCGGATTAGAACCAAGAATCATGGGAATGGGGCCAATTTATGCTATTCCAAAAGCATTGAAACAAGCTGGTTTAGAATTAAAAGATATCGATTTGATCGAGCTTAACGAAGCTTTCGCCTCTCAATCGGTTGCAATCAAAAAAGAATTAGGCTTAAATCCTGATATCTTAAACGTAAACGGAGGAGCAATCGCCCTTGGACACCCGCTTGGATGTACAGGAACAAAACTAACGGTACAACTTCTTGACGAAATGAGAAGACGCGGCAACAAGTACGGAATGGTTTCTATGTGCGTGGGAACAGGTCAAGGAGCGGCTTCTATTTTTGAACTTTTATAGTTGT
Encoded here:
- a CDS encoding TlpA family protein disulfide reductase, which gives rise to MKKIIFSTLLLTALYSCKKEGQKTEDTAGTDPVSVSQTTESEGSTAIPQELSPENVSQHLAKNNDTLYVTNFFATWCGPCMREIPSFKSKMEELKGKPVKFTFVNLDDKADWAGAVKNFAAENKLGGSIILLDGQKLDPNFFHNNFKQWDGGSIPFTFMRKGDKTDEYLGMMTEDVLNSKIDSFLK
- a CDS encoding FecCD family ABC transporter permease, with the protein product MSKRFKILCLLFVIAIIASAIINLNTGFLSLSFQDFFQDSAQNQIAEIRINRVLVMMLAGISIPTSGFLMQEYFQNPLAGPDILGITSVASLSVAFYIFFSHTISLPEFLQNSFLSLSAIGGSLLLMLILLSMSNRFQDKSYLIIFGFLVSAFAGAIVSLLQFYAENQSLKNYILWSFGANNMVTRNQIYVLSVLVLTGMLICFRAIKPLIGNSLGNSYAQSLGVNLKQLKLLIIAASSLLSASVTAFLGPILFIGIIVPHFCRLVYNPSRLWQQWILNMFLGMLIMLFFSVIAEKTQIPLNVISSVFGIPVILMMLLKQNKV
- a CDS encoding GxxExxY protein — protein: MTENELSKVVFETGLKIHRKLGAGLFEHVYEECMFYELTKAGFLVEKQKLLPIIYEDLKIENAFRLDMIIENKVILEIKTVEYISPTHKAQLLTYLKMTNCKLGLLLNFQSDVFKNGVTRIVNNL
- a CDS encoding ABC transporter ATP-binding protein, which translates into the protein MHLQIKQADIGYNTTLISNANADLKLGDVCLLIGNNGVGKTTLIKSILHQLPLLNGEISINGKNVKNLSVKEIAENIAIVFSKSVIPQHYTVEDLISLGKYIYYPFYFELRKEDREEVRHIIEELDLNQYRYTLLKNLSDGNLQKAFIGRAITQNSPIIILDEPTTHLDEKNKIIILKTLRKLAKEQNKLILFSSHDWRLAKEFADKIWYVKENHLYSGIVEDILLQHNELTNASLFQINETFIPPVISAPQFHKEMLYSLLQKNFQKDLSDLNFEFQNPFWVIAKDSSTYQCESFEEIIILVSNIH
- a CDS encoding MarR family winged helix-turn-helix transcriptional regulator; protein product: MDHNKEKIENVDLILKQTWLAVSKMYTELAQEHDSTAVQALTLLKIDPKEGTRSTNLGPKMAIEPTSLTRIIKLLEDNGYIYKEKTTTDKREVIIKLTDKGLNSRNMSKEVVVNFNKKVMEKISPEKLEAFKDVMGEIMKIANELLNNRK
- a CDS encoding 3-hydroxyacyl-CoA dehydrogenase/enoyl-CoA hydratase family protein; its protein translation is MKRRIKHVTVLGSGIMGSGIAAHFANIGVEVSLLDIVPFELTEAEQKKGLTKDDKAVRNRIASENFEKLKKASPALLYSPKFADRIKIGNFDDDLPKIKNTDWIIEVVVERLDIKKSVYEKIEQFRKPGTLISSNTSGIPIHLLTEGRSEDFKKYFAGTHFFNPVRYLPLLEIIPTNDTAPEIIDFYMNYGAKFLGKTTVLAKDTPAFIANRIGVFSMMDLLHNVQKLGLTVSDVDKLTGPVIGRPKSATFRTADVVGLDTLVMVANGVRQSGAEANDFNDVFALPPYIQKMMDNKWLGSKTEQGFYKKVKNAEGKSEIHGLNLDTLEYELQGKSSFPTLELTKSIDKPIDRFKVLIGGKDKAGELYRKSLGALFAYVSHKVPEISDEVYKIDDAMRAGFGWENGPFEIWDAVGVQKGIELAKDAGYEVSDWVKNVETFYKVNDEGQSIYVDKNSGEYNKIPGQDAFIILDNIRKNKTLWSNSGAAIQDLGDGIINFEIRSKMNSLGGEVLDGLNRAIDLAEKEYDGLVVGNQGANFSVGANLAMILMMAIEQDWDDLNMAIAYFQKSMMRVRYSSIPVVVAPHGMTLGGGCEMTMHADRVVAAAETYIGLVETGVGVIPGGGGTKELTLRTSREFHNDDVKNNRLRDAFMNIAMGKVATSAYEAYDMGILEKGKDIVSVSKNRQIAEAKKVAKLLAEQGYTQPIEQKVKVLGKDALGMFYVGTDQMLTGNFISAHDKKIADKLANVMVGGNLSEPTVVTEQYLLNLERETFLQLCGERKTLERIQYMLQNGKPLRN
- a CDS encoding acetyl-CoA C-acyltransferase, coding for MSKTAYIVKGFRTAVGKAPKGSLRFTRPDVMAATVIEKLMAELPQLDKNRIDDLIVGNAMPEAEQGLNVARLISLMGLNTDKVPGVTVNRYCASGSEAIAIASAKIQAGMADCIIAGGTESMSYIPMGGYKPVPETDIAKTNPDYYWGMGYTAEEVAKQYNITREEQDQFAFESHMKALKANQEGKFANQIVPIPVEYNFLDENQKLQTKKFDFSVDEGPRADTSLAGLAKLRPVFANGGSVTAGNSSQMSDGAAFVMVMSEEMVKELGLEPEARLVAYAAAGLEPRIMGMGPIYAIPKALKQAGLELKDIDLIELNEAFASQSVAIKKELGLNPDILNVNGGAIALGHPLGCTGTKLTVQLLDEMRRRGNKYGMVSMCVGTGQGAASIFELL